A window from Citrus sinensis cultivar Valencia sweet orange chromosome 5, DVS_A1.0, whole genome shotgun sequence encodes these proteins:
- the LOC102629355 gene encoding ABSCISIC ACID-INSENSITIVE 5-like protein 2 has translation MLMRGMQMMGSQADGSSNGKQSQFQPLARQNSMYSLTLDEVQNQLGDLGKPLSSMNLDELLKNVWTAEVEMEGTTLAEQTSLQRQASLSLTSALSKKTVDEVWRDIQQSKSSGEKKPRDRQATLGEMTLEDFLVKAGVVAEASSDKKIDGPVVGVDQNVVPHFPQQGPWMPYPHPQYQHSQQSMMGVYMPGQPIPQPMNMVTGAVMDVSFPENQVALTSPSMGTLSDPQSLGRKRGASEYMIEKTVERRQKRMIKNRESAARSRARKQAYTNELENKVSRLEEENERLRKQKELEKMFSAPPPQPKYQLRRTSSSPF, from the exons ATGTTGATGAGGGGGATGCAGATGATGGGGTCTCAAGCTGATGGTAGTAGTAATGGTAAACAGTCTCAGTTTCAGCCATTGGCACGGCAAAATTCTATGTATAGTCTCACACTCGATGAGGTTCAAAATCAGCTGGGTGACTTGGGGAAGCCACTTAGCAGCATGAACCTTGATGAGCTTTTAAAGAATGTTTGGACGGCAGAGGTGGAAATGGAGGGCACAACATTGGCCGAGCAAACTTCCTTGCAACGTCAAGCTAGCCTGTCATTAACTAGTGCCCTGAGCAAGAAGACAGTTGACGAAGTTTGGAGAGATATTCAGCAAAGCAAGAGTAGTGGGGAAAAGAAGCCCCGGGATCGGCAAGCTACACTTGGAGAGATGACTTTGGAGGATTTCTTGGTGAAAGCGGGGGTTGTAGCTGAGGCATCTtctgataaaaaaattgatggtcCTGTTGTTGGTGTCGATCAAAATGTTGTACCACATTTTCCGCAACAAGGTCCGTGGATGCCGTACCCACATCCACAATATCAGCATTCACAACAAAGTATGATGGGAGTTTATATGCCAGGCCAGCCAATACCGCAGCCAATGAACATGGTGACTGGTGCAGTAATGGATGTTTCATTCCCGGAGAATCAGGTGGCCTTAACTTCACCCTCAATGGGAACACTATCAGATCCACAATCACTTGGAAGGAAAAGAGGCGCCTCAGAATATATGATTGAGAAGACTGTTGAGAGGAGGCAGAAGAGAATGATAAAGAACCGGGAATCTGCTGCTCGTTCACGAGCAAGGAAGCAG GCTTACACAAATGAACTAGAGAACAAAGTTTCTCGTCTggaagaggaaaatgaaaggCTAAGGAAGCAGAAG
- the LOC102629639 gene encoding SUN domain-containing protein 1, whose protein sequence is MSASAVSITANTAARRRPVVINDKKSNNNNIELVSVDPQLNGVGDDKPTAAQSKDLSRHSIRGEAVVDKDTLVQVKKSGLANSTVSPRRSRKSSPKPEKPRWATVVSIFTKNFLLLVAVLGLGQMIRRVYLKSGDSAGAELGFSEFERRITEVENFLKTTTKMMQLQVEVLDRKVESEMGGLRREVSKSIDDKSVILERELKKLEEKSEGLERTLSELKAVDWLSKEEFEKFFEEFKKQKSGELSENDVSLDDIRVYAREIVEKEIEKHAADGLGRVDYALATSGAFVIKHSDAYLAGKGSNWLSLGSRNGVHSYADKMLKPSFGEPGQCFPLKGSSGFVQIKLRTAIIPEAITLEHVAKSVAYDRSSAPKDCRVSGWLQGDDSDLAVGAEKMFLLTEFAYDLDKSNAQTFNVLDLPGSGVVDTVRLDFTSNHGSSSHTCIYRLRVHGRDPDSVSVLAMQS, encoded by the exons ATGTCCGCTTCCGCGGTCTCGATCACGGCCAACACCGCGGCTCGTCGGCGGCCGGTGGTGATCAACGACAAGAAatccaacaacaacaacatagAGTTGGTCTCCGTCGATCCTCAGCTCAATGGCGTCGGCGACGACAAGCCCACCGCCGCTCAAAGCAAAGATCTGAGTCGCCACTCGATTCGCGGCGAAGCGGTCGTTGATAAAGACACCTTGGTGCAAGTCAAGAAGAGCGGGTTGGCTAATTCTACGGTGTCGCCTCGTCGGAGCCGGAAGTCCTCGCCGAAGCCGGAGAAGCCGCGGTGGGCGACTGTGGTGAGTATTTTTACAAAGAATTTCTTGCTTTTGGTGGCTGTGTTGGGGTTAGGGCAGATGATTAGGAGAGTGTATTTGAAATCTGGGGATTCGGCTGGGGCAGAATTGGGGTTTTCGGAGTTTGAGAGGCGAATTACGgaagttgagaattttttgAAGACTACGACGAAAATGATGCAGCTTCAAGTTGAAGTGCTTGACAGAAAAGTTGAGAGTGAAATGGGAGGATTGAGAAGGGAAGTGAGTAAAAGCATTGATGATAAAAGTGTAATTTTGGAGCGTGAGTTGAAGAAATTGGAGGAGAAAAGTGAAGGATTGGAGAGGACGTTGAGTGAATTGAAAGCAGTGGATTGGTTGTCGAAAGaggaatttgaaaagttttttgaAGAGTTTAAGAAACAGAAGAGTGGGGAATTGAGTGAAAATGATGTGAGTTTGGATGATATAAGGGTTTATGCGAGGGAGATTGTCGAGAAGGAAATTGAGAAGCATGCGGCCGATGGACTTGGGAGAGTGGACTATGCATTGGCGACCAGTGGGGCTTTCGTTATCAAGCATTCAGATGCTTATTTGGCTGGGAAGGGGTCTAATTGGTTATCGCTCGGTAGTAGAAATGGGGTACATAGTTATGCTGATAAGATGCTAAAACCAAGTTTTGGGGAGCCTGGCCAGTGTTTTCCTTTGAAAGGAAGTAGTGGCTTTGTTCAGATTAAGCTGAGGACGGCTATTATTCCGGAGGCTATCACTTTGGAGCATGTTGCAAAG AGCGTTGCTTACGACAGATCTAGTGCTCCCAAGGACTGCCGAGTCTCTGGATGGCTTCAGGGGGATGACAGTGATTTAGCAGTTGGTGCTGAAAAGATGTTTCTGTTGACTGAGTTTGCTTACGACCTCGATAAAAGCAATGCTCAGACCTTCAATGTCTTGGACTTGCCAGGCTCCGGCGTTGTTGACACTGTCAGGCTGGACTTTACATCCAACCATGGAAGTTCTTCCCATACTTGCATATATCGCTTGAGGGTGCATGGTCGTGACCCTGATTCTGTTTCCGTGTTGGCTATGCAGTCCTGA
- the LOC102629922 gene encoding type I inositol polyphosphate 5-phosphatase 10 isoform X1: MNSIFKKVFSMGENNGSQMDRRGTFDDIAEAQPNSAVESLFFNSVPMTSGCNVQSFRVFVATWNVGGKTPHSGLNLDDFLQVDGQSDIYILGFQEIVPLNAGNVLVIEDNEPAGRWLTLINKSLNKSHSVSSRRIRSAPSFSNSLFFQKPSLKKISKNFRTESKRRLKMCNCTPELELERKYNKEFCFPCQQSNNVTVSEDDFSSEEDEDGPSNLEMTGISTPSSTTQMKFSLVASKQMVGIFVTVWMRKELVQHVGHLRITSISRGIMGYLGNKGCISVSMSFHRTSFCFVCSHLASGEKEGDELRRNLDVIEILKNTQFPKICRTPGSSVPEKILDHDRVIWLGDLNYRIALSYLDTRKLLEQNDWDALFDKDQLKIEKDAGRVFKGWQEGKIYFAPTYKYSYNSDTYAGDCIKTKNKRRTPAWCDRILWHGTGIQQLSYIRGESRFSDHRPVCAMFSVDVEVNEGSSRRKLSGSNMKVGIEELWPLTSRW; this comes from the exons ATGAAT TCCATATTCAAGAAAGTATTCTCAATGGGGGAAAACAATGGAAGCCAAATGGATAGAAGAGGTACATTTGATGATATTGCTG AAGCACAGCCTAATTCAGCAGTTGAGTCTTTGTTCTTCAACAGTGTACCAATGACAAGTGGTTGTAATGTCCAGTCCTTCCG AGTTTTTGTAGCAACATGGAATGTTGGAGGAAAAACTCCTCACAGTGGCCTCAATCTAGATGATTTTCTTCAGGTTGACGGTCAgtcagatatatatattttagg ttttcagGAAATTGTCCCATTGAATGCTGGTAATGTGCTAGTTATAGAGGATAATGAACCCGCTGGGAGATGGTtaacattaattaacaaatcatTGAACAAATCACATAGTGTGTCTTCTAGAAGAATAAGATCTGCTCCATCTTTCAGTAACTCACTCTTCTTCCAAAAACCTTCTCTTAAAAAGATCAGTAAAAATTTCCGGACTGAGAGTAAAAGGAGGCTGAAGATGTGCAACTGCACCCCTGAACTTGAACTTGAAAGGAAGTACAAtaaagaattttgttttccttgccaacaatcaaataatgtAACTGTAAGTGAAGATGATTTTTCTTCTGAAGAGGATGAAGATGGGCCCAGCAATTTAGAAATGACAGGCATTTCCACCCCCTCCAGTACCACCCAGATGAAATTCAGCCTTGTTGCAAGTAAGCAAATGGTGGGAATATTTGTCACAGTTTGGATGAGGAAAGAGTTAGTGCAGCATGTAGGCCACTTGAGGATTACTAGTATCAGTCGTGGAATCATGGGCTACCTTGGAAACAAG GGTTGTATTTCTGTTAGCATGTCTTTCCATCGGACAAGCTTTTGTTTTGTATGCAGTCATTTAGCATCTGGAGAGAAAGAGGGTGATGAGCTTAGGAGAAATTTAGATGTCATTGAGATActtaaaaacacacaattcCCAAAGATCTGCAGAACGCCTGGCAGTAGTGTGCCTGAGAAAATTCTTGACCATGA TCGGGTCATATGGTTGGGGGATTTGAACTACCGGATAGCATTGAGCTACTTGGACACCCGAAAGCTACTAGAGCAGAATGACTGGGATGCTCTGTTTGACAAAGATCAG CTCAAGATTGAAAAGGATGCTGGTCGAGTATTCAAGGGATGGCAAGAGGGAAAAATTTACTTTGCACCTACATACAAATACTCTTACAATTCAGATACTTATGCTGGGGACtgtataaaaactaaaaacaaaaggaGAACTCCGGCTTG GTGTGATAGAATACTGTGGCATGGGACTGGAATTCAACAGCTTTCTTACATACGTGGGGAGTCCCGTTTTTCAGACCACCGGCCTGTGTGTGCAATGTTTTCTGTGGATGTTGAGGTCAACGAGGGTAGCTCAAGGAGGAAATTATCTGGCTCTAACATGAAAGTTGGAATTGAAGAGCTCTGGCCTCTTACTAGTAGATGGTAG
- the LOC102629922 gene encoding type I inositol polyphosphate 5-phosphatase 10 isoform X2 yields the protein MGENNGSQMDRRGTFDDIAEAQPNSAVESLFFNSVPMTSGCNVQSFRVFVATWNVGGKTPHSGLNLDDFLQVDGQSDIYILGFQEIVPLNAGNVLVIEDNEPAGRWLTLINKSLNKSHSVSSRRIRSAPSFSNSLFFQKPSLKKISKNFRTESKRRLKMCNCTPELELERKYNKEFCFPCQQSNNVTVSEDDFSSEEDEDGPSNLEMTGISTPSSTTQMKFSLVASKQMVGIFVTVWMRKELVQHVGHLRITSISRGIMGYLGNKGCISVSMSFHRTSFCFVCSHLASGEKEGDELRRNLDVIEILKNTQFPKICRTPGSSVPEKILDHDRVIWLGDLNYRIALSYLDTRKLLEQNDWDALFDKDQLKIEKDAGRVFKGWQEGKIYFAPTYKYSYNSDTYAGDCIKTKNKRRTPAWCDRILWHGTGIQQLSYIRGESRFSDHRPVCAMFSVDVEVNEGSSRRKLSGSNMKVGIEELWPLTSRW from the exons ATGGGGGAAAACAATGGAAGCCAAATGGATAGAAGAGGTACATTTGATGATATTGCTG AAGCACAGCCTAATTCAGCAGTTGAGTCTTTGTTCTTCAACAGTGTACCAATGACAAGTGGTTGTAATGTCCAGTCCTTCCG AGTTTTTGTAGCAACATGGAATGTTGGAGGAAAAACTCCTCACAGTGGCCTCAATCTAGATGATTTTCTTCAGGTTGACGGTCAgtcagatatatatattttagg ttttcagGAAATTGTCCCATTGAATGCTGGTAATGTGCTAGTTATAGAGGATAATGAACCCGCTGGGAGATGGTtaacattaattaacaaatcatTGAACAAATCACATAGTGTGTCTTCTAGAAGAATAAGATCTGCTCCATCTTTCAGTAACTCACTCTTCTTCCAAAAACCTTCTCTTAAAAAGATCAGTAAAAATTTCCGGACTGAGAGTAAAAGGAGGCTGAAGATGTGCAACTGCACCCCTGAACTTGAACTTGAAAGGAAGTACAAtaaagaattttgttttccttgccaacaatcaaataatgtAACTGTAAGTGAAGATGATTTTTCTTCTGAAGAGGATGAAGATGGGCCCAGCAATTTAGAAATGACAGGCATTTCCACCCCCTCCAGTACCACCCAGATGAAATTCAGCCTTGTTGCAAGTAAGCAAATGGTGGGAATATTTGTCACAGTTTGGATGAGGAAAGAGTTAGTGCAGCATGTAGGCCACTTGAGGATTACTAGTATCAGTCGTGGAATCATGGGCTACCTTGGAAACAAG GGTTGTATTTCTGTTAGCATGTCTTTCCATCGGACAAGCTTTTGTTTTGTATGCAGTCATTTAGCATCTGGAGAGAAAGAGGGTGATGAGCTTAGGAGAAATTTAGATGTCATTGAGATActtaaaaacacacaattcCCAAAGATCTGCAGAACGCCTGGCAGTAGTGTGCCTGAGAAAATTCTTGACCATGA TCGGGTCATATGGTTGGGGGATTTGAACTACCGGATAGCATTGAGCTACTTGGACACCCGAAAGCTACTAGAGCAGAATGACTGGGATGCTCTGTTTGACAAAGATCAG CTCAAGATTGAAAAGGATGCTGGTCGAGTATTCAAGGGATGGCAAGAGGGAAAAATTTACTTTGCACCTACATACAAATACTCTTACAATTCAGATACTTATGCTGGGGACtgtataaaaactaaaaacaaaaggaGAACTCCGGCTTG GTGTGATAGAATACTGTGGCATGGGACTGGAATTCAACAGCTTTCTTACATACGTGGGGAGTCCCGTTTTTCAGACCACCGGCCTGTGTGTGCAATGTTTTCTGTGGATGTTGAGGTCAACGAGGGTAGCTCAAGGAGGAAATTATCTGGCTCTAACATGAAAGTTGGAATTGAAGAGCTCTGGCCTCTTACTAGTAGATGGTAG
- the LOC102615875 gene encoding probable pectinesterase/pectinesterase inhibitor 25 — MKCHSVAILFFFSFSFLFLCCLSQNSTQTQSPSIACKSTPYPKLCRSILSAFKSSPSSPYNYGKFSVKQCTKQAQKLSKTIRHYLTHEKQRSRFSHAEAGALTDCGELMELNVDYLRSISGELKEAESMTDELVDRVTSLLSGIVTNQQTCFDELVDSKSGIAAVLYEPLSNVTRLYSVSLGLVTHALDRNLRRNKKRSKRSKNWFLKNTNRFREPLETLIKDIRKAPCRDCHKGERNLGEVESSGILVNQSVIVSPHGTDNFTTIGDAIAFSPNNSKPEDGYFVIYAREAVYEEYVVVPKHKKNLLLIGDGINRTVITGNHSVIDGWTTFNSSTFAVSGERFVAVDVTFKNTAGPAKHQAVALRNNADLSSFYRCSFEGYQDTLYVHSLRQFYRECDIYGTVDFIFGNAAAVFQNCNIYARKPMPNQKNAVTAQGRTDPNQNTGIAIQNCSIVAAPDFANDLNSTATTLNYLGRPWKEFSRTVYMQSYIGDLISPVGWLEWNGTVGLDTLYYGEFQNYGPGANTTMRVKWPGYSLMNSSQALNFTVYNFTMGDTWLPDTDIPFCGGLVVSGGN, encoded by the exons atGAAGTGCCATTCCGTAGccattttattcttcttctccttctcatTCCTCTTTCTTTGTTGTTTATCTCAAAACTCCACACAAACACAATCACCTTCCATTGCATGCAAATCAACTCCATATCCAAAGCTTTGCCGTTCGATCCTCTCCGCTTTCAAATCCTCACCGTCCAGCCCTTACAACTACGGCAAGTTCTCGGTCAAACAATGCACGAAACAAGCACAAAAGCTCTCCAAAACCATCAGGCATTACCTCACCCACGAGAAGCAACGATCCCGATTCAGCCACGCGGAGGCCGGGGCTCTGACCGACTGCGGGGAGCTGATGGAGCTGAACGTTGACTACTTACGTTCGATTTCTGGGGAGCTGAAGGAGGCTGAGTCGATGACGGACGAACTAGTAGACAGAGTCACAAGTCTGCTGAGTGGGATCGTCACGAATCAACAGACTTGCTTTGACGAGCTTGTGGATTCGAAGAGCGGCATTGCTGCCGTGCTGTATGAGCCACTGTCGAATGTGACTCGTTTGTACAGCGTTTCGCTTGGGCTTGTGACCCATGCACTGGACCGGAACTTGAGGCGGAATAAGAAGCGAAGCAAACGGtccaaaaattggtttttGAAGAACACGAACCGGTTTCGTGAACCGCTTGAGACTCTTATCAAG GATATAAGAAAGGCACCTTGCCGTGATTGCCacaaaggagaaagaaatctCGGTGAAGTGGAGAGCAGTGGAATTCTTGTAAACCAAAGTGTGATAGTGAGCCCACATGGGACTGATAATTTCACAACAATCGGGGATGCCATTGCATTTTCTCCCAATAACTCCAAGCCCGAAGATGGGTATTTTGTTATCTACGCAAGAGAAGCTGTTTACGAAGAATACGTGGTTGTTCCTAAGCATAAGAAGAATCTCTTGCTCATTGGTGATGGCATCAATCGGACTGTCATTACTGGAAATCACAGTGTCATTGATGGCTGGACTACTTTCAATTCTTCAACTTTCG CTGTTTCTGGTGAGAGATTTGTGGCAGTAGATGTTACATTTAAGAACACAGCTGGTCCTGCAAAGCACCAAGCAGTAGCTCTGAGGAACAATGCCGATCTCTCATCATTCTATCGTTGCAGTTTTGAAGGCTACCAAGACACTCTTTATGTCCATTCACTAAGGCAATTTTACAGAGAATGTGATATTTATGGCACAGTTGATTTCATATTTGGCAATGCAGCTGCAGTCTTCCAGAACTGTAACATATATGCTCGAAAACCGATGCCGAATCAGAAGAATGCGGTAACAGCTCAGGGAAGAACTGATCCGAATCAGAACACTGGCATTGCCATACAAAATTGCTCCATTGTTGCTGCCCCAGATTTTGCCAATGACTTGAACTCCACGGCGACGACATTAAACTATCTGGGCAGGCCCTGGAAAGAATTTTCCAGGACAGTTTACATGCAATCTTACATTGGAGATTTGATAAGTCCTGTTGGGTGGCTTGAATGGAATGGAACGGTGGGGTTGGATACTTTGTATTATGGTGAGTTTCAGAATTATGGCCCTGGAGCTAATACTACAATGAGAGTGAAGTGGCCCGGTTACAGTCTCATGAATTCTTCACAGGCTCTGAATTTTACAGTTTACAATTTCACCATGGGAGACACTTGGTTGCCTGATACTGATATTCCTTTTTGTGGAGGATTAGTTGTTAGCGGTGGTAACTAA